The genomic window AAGAGAAGTTCAGCAAATCGCCGTTTCCCACCCGATAGCACTCCGGAACATCCGTTACCGACGCATATACAGGAGTGAAGACCGCCATATCAGCGTCGTCCACGGCAAACCACAAGATACCACCGATAGCGTCCGGCAACCAGTTACGCATTTGTGGAACAATCACAAAGCCCGTTTGTTGCGTCGCTATGGCACGTTCATTCGTATATTCCTGCCCGTCTACCTCGAACGTCATCGGCCGCCAGCGGTAAGGAACCTTATACGAGCCGGCACCGGCATCTTTCGTCATATCCAGATCCGTTCCCTCGTAATGGTCGCGCATGCCATTCTGTACGTCTTGAACGGAAAGCTTACGATTCGGCTTCACATACAAAGGCATCGGCTCCTTGGAAGGATCACCCTTGATAAAATCCGTATACTGATCCATCGTGGTATCATATTTACGGAAGAAAGACCATACACGAGCCTCGCATCCACGCAAGGCGCTGAAATCATACGGGCAATAAGCCTTGGCGAAACTGAAATCAGCGTCCTTTCCCTTGAAATATCCTTTCTCACGGGCGAAAGAAACCACATCCGGCGAGTATATGCAATTCTCCTTATCGTCAAACGGTATCTGCTGGATACGGGACTGGTTGGCATGCGCCGAGATACAATCGTCCGGGATGCGGATCGCTACCCAAACGGCACCTTTGTTACCCGGTCCCTTACCGATCATCTCCATCACCCAAGCCTCGTTCTTATCGGCGATAGAGAACGTCTCGCCACTGCTGTAATAGCCATATTCCTTTACTAAGTCCGTCATGACCTTGATCGCCTCACGGGCCGACTTGGAACGTTGCAAAGCGATGTAGATCAAGCTACCGTAATCCATGATACCCGTCGTATCCACCAATTCATGGCGTCCGCCGAACGTACTCTCCGTGATAGCCACCTGATGCTCGTTCATGTTACCCACTACGGAATAGGTATTCTCCACTTGGGCGATCTTGCCCAGCGGTTTTCCCGTATCCCATTCCTTCACTTCCAACATGGCGCCCTTCGGCCATGTAGCGGCGGGCCAACGATACATCTCCCCATACAGGGAATGCGAGTCCGCCGCATAACTAATCATTACCGAACCGTCTGTCGAAGCCTTCTTGCCCACCAGCAAACCGGTACAGGCGATAGCCTCCACCCCAGATAACAGGGCGGCGCAAGCGGTTAATAAAATCCAACTCTTCTTCATATAAATAAAGTTTTAAGCAAATAAAAGCATATATACACCGGCGCCGCAACAATAGCCGATCAACGCCAAGATAGAGAACCGTTTCGTATAATACATAAAATCGATCTTCTCCAATCCCATTACCGTAACGCCCGTGGCCGAACCAATGATCAAGATGCTACCCCCCGTCACGGCACAATAAGCCAAGAAGGTCCAGAAACCACCGTCCGATACAAAGAACTGTGCGTAAGGCGATAAGTCGGCCACCTGCTCCACGATCGGGTACATACCCATCGTAGCAGCTACCAAGGCTACGTTATCCACGCAGGAGGACAAGGCACCGATCACGAAGCTGATCAGATACGGCTCATGTACATGCTTATCCAAGAAAGCGGACATGATACCCAACTGCCCGGAGGTCTCCAGCGCTCCCACGGCCATCAAGATACCCAAGAAAAAGAAGATCGTAGCCAAATCGATATTCGGCAACAATTGGGAAATACGGAGTTTCTGGGACTCATGCATGTGCAGCTTACTATACATCAAATCCGTATAGAACCAGAGGATTACCAATCCCAGCAAGACGCCCAAGAACG from Parabacteroides distasonis ATCC 8503 includes these protein-coding regions:
- a CDS encoding dipeptidase, coding for MKKSWILLTACAALLSGVEAIACTGLLVGKKASTDGSVMISYAADSHSLYGEMYRWPAATWPKGAMLEVKEWDTGKPLGKIAQVENTYSVVGNMNEHQVAITESTFGGRHELVDTTGIMDYGSLIYIALQRSKSAREAIKVMTDLVKEYGYYSSGETFSIADKNEAWVMEMIGKGPGNKGAVWVAIRIPDDCISAHANQSRIQQIPFDDKENCIYSPDVVSFAREKGYFKGKDADFSFAKAYCPYDFSALRGCEARVWSFFRKYDTTMDQYTDFIKGDPSKEPMPLYVKPNRKLSVQDVQNGMRDHYEGTDLDMTKDAGAGSYKVPYRWRPMTFEVDGQEYTNERAIATQQTGFVIVPQMRNWLPDAIGGILWFAVDDADMAVFTPVYASVTDVPECYRVGNGDLLNFSWTSAFWIHNWVANMAYHKYSFMIQDIRKVQQELENGYQETVPAIDKAAQELYAKDPAETVKFLTWYSTTNSDSATARWKQLGEYLLVKYIDGNVKKEVNGQFKRNPYGQPASPDFPGYDEDYYRSIVKSAGDRLKVK